The Pseudomonadales bacterium genome includes a window with the following:
- the trmD gene encoding tRNA (guanosine(37)-N1)-methyltransferase TrmD, with translation MTHFTVLSLFPEMFTALTEHGISSRAIKQQQLSLTVVNPRSFTEDRHRTVDDRPYGGGPGMLMLLEPLCKALQAAQSQVLARSAAPAKVVYLSPQGTVFNQAKAQQLASLDEVILIAGRYEGIDQRFIDHWVDEEISLGDYVVSGGELPAMMVIDAAARCIPGVLGHAQSAAEDSFFAGLLDHPQYTRPEVFRWDEQDYPVPEVLLGGNHQAIRRWRLQQAIGQTWLKRPDLLANKTLTDEESALLAAFKQALHTSE, from the coding sequence TCTTTATTTCCGGAAATGTTTACCGCTTTAACCGAGCACGGCATTAGTTCGCGCGCGATAAAGCAACAGCAGTTATCGCTGACTGTGGTCAACCCGCGCAGCTTTACCGAAGATCGACATCGTACTGTGGATGATCGTCCTTACGGTGGTGGGCCGGGTATGCTGATGCTGCTAGAGCCTTTGTGTAAGGCGCTGCAAGCAGCACAGTCGCAGGTGTTGGCGCGCAGTGCAGCCCCTGCTAAGGTGGTCTATTTATCACCGCAGGGCACGGTATTTAATCAGGCCAAAGCGCAACAGCTGGCTAGCCTTGATGAAGTTATTTTGATTGCGGGTCGTTATGAAGGTATTGACCAGCGATTTATAGATCATTGGGTAGATGAAGAAATTTCACTCGGTGATTATGTTGTTTCAGGCGGTGAGCTGCCTGCAATGATGGTTATTGATGCCGCCGCGCGCTGCATTCCCGGTGTTTTAGGGCATGCGCAGTCGGCAGCTGAGGATTCGTTTTTTGCCGGTTTACTCGATCACCCGCAATACACGCGTCCTGAAGTTTTTCGCTGGGATGAGCAAGACTACCCGGTACCTGAGGTACTGTTGGGCGGCAATCATCAAGCGATTCGCCGCTGGCGTTTACAGCAGGCGATTGGTCAAACCTGGTTGAAGCGACCAGATTTGCTGGCTAACAAAACACTGACTGATGAAGAAAGTGCATTGCTAGCGGCATTTAAACAAGCGCTTCACACGAGTGAGTAG